The Kineothrix sp. MB12-C1 genome includes a window with the following:
- a CDS encoding GNAT family N-acetyltransferase, which produces MEIRKVKEQDIEGIKRLLLQVGMVHHKGRPDLFKGDSRKYSDEQIREIILDGSKPILVAVDEAGYMMGYAFCMFQQHVGDNILTDVKTLYIDDLCVDETIRGQHVGKTLYDAVVEFAKEEGCYNVTLNVWSCNESAMKFYEKCGLAVQKIGMEKILVR; this is translated from the coding sequence ATGGAGATCAGAAAAGTAAAAGAACAGGATATAGAAGGTATTAAACGGCTTCTGTTACAGGTTGGGATGGTCCATCATAAAGGGCGTCCTGATTTATTTAAAGGGGATAGCAGGAAGTATTCGGATGAGCAGATTCGAGAGATTATTCTCGATGGAAGCAAACCCATTTTAGTGGCGGTAGATGAAGCGGGATACATGATGGGGTATGCTTTTTGCATGTTCCAACAGCATGTGGGGGATAACATTCTAACAGACGTTAAGACCTTGTATATCGATGACCTTTGTGTGGACGAAACGATAAGAGGACAGCACGTAGGAAAAACGCTTTATGATGCAGTTGTTGAATTCGCAAAGGAAGAAGGCTGCTATAATGTTACGCTAAATGTATGGAGCTGTAATGAAAGCGCAATGAAATTTTATGAAAAGTGCGGACTTGCTGTGCAGAAGATAGGTATGGAGAAGATACTTGTTCGTTAA
- a CDS encoding GNAT family N-acetyltransferase produces MDLKRLYNLCISNYKRWENRSPLTDEDKKYFLSDDYRSALDGLCDREVDRAQRIFFEENGRQFGFCMYCVYASEDGKCFILDYCIYPEYRGKGYGKTCFLQLKETVKEAEYYELNLSDEKNRRFWMSLGFTYNGYDAHGSILYTLMEEALGGIICEELKEEDNWQILNLWNGYQAHISGDFLSEEAGEALIQRIEQRQLHAFVAKRKTRAVGMYVIGSNEKVLFVEPLFQEKGIENEIVEFAEAKLTVNRG; encoded by the coding sequence ATGGACTTGAAAAGGCTTTATAATTTATGTATAAGTAATTATAAAAGATGGGAAAACAGAAGTCCTCTCACCGATGAAGATAAGAAATATTTTCTTTCGGATGACTATCGGTCTGCCTTAGATGGGCTTTGCGACAGGGAAGTTGATAGGGCACAGAGGATATTCTTCGAAGAAAATGGGAGGCAATTTGGATTTTGCATGTATTGTGTTTATGCTTCGGAGGATGGAAAGTGTTTTATCCTCGATTATTGCATCTATCCGGAATACCGGGGAAAAGGATATGGAAAGACTTGTTTCTTACAGCTCAAGGAAACGGTGAAAGAGGCTGAATACTATGAATTGAATTTATCCGATGAAAAAAACAGAAGATTTTGGATGTCTCTGGGCTTTACATACAATGGATATGATGCTCATGGAAGTATTCTATACACCTTAATGGAAGAAGCGCTTGGGGGAATTATTTGTGAAGAATTAAAAGAAGAGGATAATTGGCAGATTCTGAATCTATGGAATGGATATCAGGCGCATATATCAGGTGATTTTTTATCGGAAGAGGCAGGGGAAGCGTTAATACAACGGATAGAGCAAAGGCAGCTCCACGCTTTTGTTGCAAAGAGAAAAACGCGGGCAGTAGGTATGTATGTAATTGGTTCCAATGAAAAAGTGTTATTTGTAGAACCTTTATTTCAGGAAAAAGGGATTGAAAATGAGATAGTTGAATTTGCCGAAGCCAAATTGACAGTAAACAGAGGATAG
- a CDS encoding SDR family oxidoreductase, translated as MKILITGANGFLASRLCKALKNHEISAFTREQMDFTNDEEVVSRMEETKPDIVIHCGAISDVGACERNPELSYRVNVGGTENIAKACGSYGVKLIFCSSDQVYLGHPGQAPHLEEEQLSPPHTYGIHKLQAEQKCLEHNKDSVCLRLSWMYDKEIRIGAEHGNLITNIREALEKKEEIRYPVYDFRSITNVWEVVTNVEKVFELSPGIYNFGSENGLSTYEVVKHLLTLMGAADAGVEENKEAFSDNPRNLRMDISKIRRCGIDFLTTIHGLEKAL; from the coding sequence ATGAAAATATTGATAACGGGAGCTAATGGATTTTTAGCATCGAGATTATGTAAGGCTCTGAAAAATCATGAAATATCGGCATTTACTCGTGAACAGATGGATTTTACGAATGATGAAGAGGTGGTAAGCCGGATGGAAGAGACGAAGCCCGATATTGTAATTCATTGCGGAGCGATATCGGATGTGGGTGCTTGTGAGCGGAACCCGGAGTTGTCCTACAGGGTAAATGTAGGAGGAACGGAAAATATAGCAAAAGCATGCGGCAGTTATGGTGTGAAGCTAATATTTTGCAGTTCAGATCAAGTTTATCTGGGGCATCCCGGACAAGCTCCGCATTTGGAGGAGGAGCAACTTAGTCCTCCGCATACCTATGGCATACATAAGCTGCAAGCCGAGCAAAAGTGTCTGGAGCATAATAAAGACAGTGTCTGTCTGCGATTAAGCTGGATGTATGATAAGGAGATAAGAATCGGTGCTGAGCATGGCAACTTAATCACGAATATACGAGAGGCTTTGGAGAAGAAAGAAGAAATCAGATATCCGGTTTATGATTTCAGAAGTATTACCAATGTATGGGAAGTTGTAACTAATGTGGAAAAGGTATTCGAGCTTTCTCCCGGAATTTATAATTTTGGCAGTGAAAACGGCCTTTCTACTTATGAAGTCGTGAAGCATCTTCTTACCTTAATGGGTGCGGCAGATGCTGGTGTGGAAGAAAATAAGGAAGCTTTTTCCGATAATCCGAGAAATCTTCGTATGGATATCAGTAAGATACGAAGATGCGGAATAGATTTTTTGACTACGATCCATGGACTTGAAAAGGCTTTATAA